A genomic segment from Malaclemys terrapin pileata isolate rMalTer1 chromosome 1, rMalTer1.hap1, whole genome shotgun sequence encodes:
- the LOC128840217 gene encoding myb/SANT-like DNA-binding domain-containing protein 2: MQADNRKRAPAWTVREVLDLIAIWREDSVLAELRSKRQNAKTFEKISKGMMERGHNRDSDQCRMKVKELRQAYQKTKEANGRSGSEPRTYRFYAELHAVLGGATTTTPPLTVDSEAGIISSTTPEDSADGEEEEDDELAESTQHSVLLNSQDLFLSLTEVPSQASIQDHDPMEGTSAAANFSSLPPPSRRLSQIRRRKKKTRDEMFAEIMESTRSERAHLNEWKDTVSKYRKEASECEERRDA; the protein is encoded by the exons atgcaggccgataatcgaaaaagagcaccagcatggaccgtacgggaggtactggatctgatcgctatatggagagaggattcagtgctagcagaacttcgttcgaaaagacaaaatgccaaaacttttgaaaaaatctccaagggcatgatggagagaggccacaatagggattcagatcagtgccgcatgaaagtcaaggagctcagacaagcctatcaaaaaacaaaggaggcaaacggtcgctccgggtcagagccacggacgtaccgcttctacgccgagctgcatgcagttctagggggagccaccaccactaccccacctctgaccgtggattccgaggcggggataatctcatcaactacacctgaggattctgcggacggggaagaggaggaggatgacgagcttgcggagagcacccagcactccgttctcctcaacagccaggatctttttctcagcctgactgaagtaccctcccaagccagtatccaagaccatgaccccatggaagggacctcag cagctgcaaatttttcaagccttcctcctccgtcccgaaggctatctcagataaggcgtcggaaaaagaagacacgagacgagatgttcgcagaaatcatggaatccacccgcagtgaaagagctcatctgaatgagtggaaggacacggtttcaaagtataggaaagaagccagcgaatgtgaggagaggagagatgcttga